In the Candidatus Eisenbacteria bacterium genome, AGCTGCTTGCGGTCGCTCTCGGGATCGAGATCGTCGCGTGGGCGGCGCAGATCGCCGATATCGTCGCGGAGGTCGACTCCGATCGGGTGACCAGGGAACTGGTCGATTCGCATCCGACCCGTTGCCCCCATCCCGAGGCCGCGGTCGCGATGGCCGAGCGGATCTCCGCTGCGCGGGCGGAAGGCGACTCGCTGGGGGGAGCGGTGCGGCTCGTCGCGCGCAACGTGCCTCCCGGGCTCGGGGAGCCTGTCTTCGACAAGCTCGAGGCGGATCTCGCGCGGGCGATGCTGAGCATCCCAGCGGCCAAGGGATTCGAGATCGGCTCGGGATTCGACGCCGCGCGGATCCCCGGCTCGCGGCACAACGATCCCTATCGCATGGTGGACGGCAGGCTCCGCACGCTGACGAATCGGAGCGGAGGGATCCAGGGAGGGATCAGCAACGGCGAGTCGCTCCTGATGCGGGTCGCCTTCAAGCCGCCCGCGACCATCGGCAAGGAGCAAGAGACCGTGGACGCCGGGGGAAGGCCGAAGATGATCGCCGCCGGAGGGCGCCACGATCCATGCGTCCTTCCGCGAGCCGTGCCGATCGTGGAGGCGATGGCGGCCCTCGTCCTCGCGGATCACTGGTTGCGGCATCTCGCCCTCCGCGGGGCGGCGGAGCGGATCGACGGAGCCGCGACGTGAGGGGATGTCCTGGCCTCCTCTTCGTTCTGCTTCTTCTGGCCTGTTCCGGGCGCCCGCAGAGGGACGCGGGAGATGGAACGGACCGCGCCCGCGCCGGTTCGCGCGAAGCCGTGCCGGTCGTCACGGTCGCCGAGGAGCCGGATCAACTCTGTCCTCCCTTCGCGCGGAGCCCAGCCTCCGCCGCGATCTGGAGCTGGATTCTGCCCTCCCTCGTGCGGGTGGAAGGCGACTCGCTGGGGCGCATCCGCTTCGAAGGGGATCTCGCGACTTCCTGGCAGGGCGAGGATGACGGCCGGGCCATCCGTTTCTTCCTGACCTCGAATCGGCTCTGGGAGGACACGACGGCCGTCACGAGCGACGACGTGATCGGGAGCTACGGCCTCTACAGGGATCCGGTCCTCGGAGGAGGCTGGCCGCGGCATCTCTCCGATATCGCCTCGATCGAGGCTCCGGCGGGCCAGGGCTCCGTCCTCTTCCGATTCAAGCGCCCCCTCTCGAGCCAGCGCGCGCTGCGGCTCGCCGCCCTTCCTGTGATCTCGATGGCCCAGTGGGAAAAGGTGAAGGACCGCAAGCCCCTCCTGGGGGAGCCGGGGCGGCCCGTCAGCGCGGCGGGGCCCTATCGCGTGGAGGAGTGGAAACCGCGCGAGCATCTTCGCCTCGCGCGGCATCCGTTCCCTCCGGCCGGGAGGACTCCGCGCGCGCGGGCGATCCTGCTGCGGTTCATCCCGTCCGGCGAAAGCCGAGCGGCGCAACTCGAGTTTGGCGCTGCCGACTGCGCCATCGATCTGCCCTCAGAGACGGTCGCGCGGCTCTGGACCGAAGCCCCGGGCGTTCGGATCGCGCGGGCGGGGAGCGTGGAGATCGAGGCGCTCGTGTGGAACCTGGACCATCCACTGTGGGGCGCTCGCCATCTGCGGCAGGATCTCTCGCGGCGCCTGGATCGACTGATGCTGCGACGGGCGGCTGCGGGAGATGCGCCCGGCTTTCTGGGAGAGGCGTGCGAGGGTTTTGCCTCGGTCCCGCAGACGGGCGCCGCAACACAAGCGGCCGGCGCCGCCGACACGATCGCCGCCTCAGCGGACACTCTCCTCTCTCTGCCTCCCTTCGGGCTGCTCTACGACGTGGCGAACGGACGCCACGAGAGGATGGCCATCGAGATCGCGCTCGAGCTCGAGCGCCACGGTGTCGCGGTTCGTCTGCTCCCCATGCCGGCGAGCGGCTGCCGGGCGAGCATCGATCAGCGTCGTTTCGACGCGGCCCTCATGACATGGAGG is a window encoding:
- the aroC gene encoding chorismate synthase, which gives rise to LLAVALGIEIVAWAAQIADIVAEVDSDRVTRELVDSHPTRCPHPEAAVAMAERISAARAEGDSLGGAVRLVARNVPPGLGEPVFDKLEADLARAMLSIPAAKGFEIGSGFDAARIPGSRHNDPYRMVDGRLRTLTNRSGGIQGGISNGESLLMRVAFKPPATIGKEQETVDAGGRPKMIAAGGRHDPCVLPRAVPIVEAMAALVLADHWLRHLALRGAAERIDGAAT